From a single Pseudomonas cremoricolorata genomic region:
- the rseP gene encoding sigma E protease regulator RseP: MSAFYMIVGTLIALGVLVTFHEFGHFWVARRCGVKVLRFSVGFGTPLIRWHDRHGTEFVVAAIPLGGYVKMLDEREGDVPPALAEQSFNRKSVRQRIAIVAAGPIANFLLAIVFFWLVAMLGSQQIRPVIGAVEPDSLAAQAGLAVGQEIVSIDGKPTNGWSAVNLQLVRRLGESGTLRIGVQDEGASVERSHEVSLEHWLKGADEPDPIQSLGLRPWRPQIAPVLAELDPKGPAAAAGLKSGDRLLALDDAALTDWQQVVDAVRGRADSKVQLRIEREGKLMELPVTLGHRGGGASAGGYLGAGVKAGEWPANMVREVSYGPLDGFAEGLARTWNMSVLTLESLKKMLFGELSVKNLSGPITIAKVAGASAQSGLGDFLNFLAYLSISLGVLNLLPIPVLDGGHLLFYLIEWARGRPLSDRVQGWGAQIGISLVIGVMLLALINDLGRL; the protein is encoded by the coding sequence ATGTCTGCGTTTTACATGATTGTCGGCACGTTGATCGCGCTCGGGGTGCTGGTCACCTTCCATGAATTCGGTCACTTCTGGGTGGCGCGTCGTTGCGGCGTCAAGGTGCTGCGTTTTTCGGTGGGCTTCGGTACGCCGCTGATCCGCTGGCATGACCGCCACGGCACCGAGTTCGTGGTCGCGGCCATTCCGCTCGGCGGCTACGTGAAGATGCTCGACGAGCGTGAAGGCGACGTACCGCCGGCATTGGCCGAGCAGTCCTTCAATCGCAAATCGGTGCGCCAGCGCATCGCCATCGTCGCGGCCGGACCAATCGCCAACTTCCTCCTGGCGATCGTGTTCTTCTGGCTGGTGGCCATGCTCGGCAGTCAGCAGATTCGGCCCGTGATCGGCGCGGTCGAGCCCGACAGCCTGGCCGCCCAGGCGGGCCTCGCCGTGGGCCAGGAAATCGTCTCCATCGATGGCAAACCGACCAACGGTTGGTCTGCGGTAAACCTGCAATTGGTGCGCCGTCTGGGTGAAAGCGGAACGCTGCGCATCGGTGTACAGGATGAAGGCGCGAGCGTTGAGCGCAGTCATGAGGTCAGCCTCGAACACTGGCTCAAGGGCGCCGATGAGCCAGACCCGATCCAGTCCCTGGGCCTGCGCCCGTGGCGTCCGCAGATCGCGCCGGTGCTGGCCGAGCTCGATCCCAAGGGGCCGGCTGCGGCCGCCGGGCTGAAAAGTGGCGACCGTCTGCTTGCGCTGGATGACGCCGCGTTGACCGACTGGCAGCAGGTCGTCGACGCCGTGCGCGGGCGTGCTGACAGCAAGGTGCAACTGCGCATCGAGCGTGAAGGCAAGCTCATGGAACTGCCGGTCACCCTGGGTCATAGAGGGGGGGGCGCCAGCGCTGGCGGTTATCTCGGGGCTGGGGTGAAAGCCGGTGAATGGCCTGCCAACATGGTCCGTGAAGTCAGCTATGGCCCGCTTGACGGCTTCGCCGAAGGGCTCGCACGGACCTGGAACATGAGCGTCCTGACCCTCGAATCGCTGAAGAAAATGTTGTTCGGAGAGCTCTCGGTAAAAAACTTGAGCGGACCGATAACCATTGCTAAAGTGGCGGGCGCTTCGGCCCAGTCCGGCTTGGGAGATTTTCTGAACTTCCTCGCCTACCTGAGCATTAGCCTGGGGGTTCTGAACCTGCTGCCCATTCCTGTACTGGATGGGGGGCATTTGCTGTTCTATCTGATCGAGTGGGCGCGCGGTCGTCCGCTATCTGATCGGGTGCAAGGTTGGGGGGCTCAGATCGGTATCAGTCTGGTCATCGGCGTGATGTTGCTCGCGTTGATCAACGATCTGGGTCGACTTTAA